Part of the ANME-2 cluster archaeon genome is shown below.
GCCATCTATGCCACCCCCAGGAGTATTCCTATCAGATGTATCAGTCCACCATAAGCGAATACGACCACTACAAGAACAGCCATTGCTCCAAGCAGCTCTTTCCAGCCCTCTTTCAGCATCATAGCAAACGTTGCAACGCATGGGAAGTAGATCGAGACGAGCACAACTGCTGTGATCATCTGATACTCGGTCATCTCGATTACAGAAAGTTGCGCAACCGCAAGGTCTTTTCTGAGGAACGCAGCGATGAGCGGACCTGCAGTCTCTTTTGGCACGCCGAACCAGCCGACAAAGACCGGAGCGAGCGCATCACCCAGGAACCGGATGACTCCGATCTGGTAGAGAACGCCCACTATAGCAGCGCCAAGCAGTACGAATGGGATTGCAACCTTGAAAAATCCTGTGATCCTTCCCCACACCTTCTTTCCAATATTACTCAGCATCGGTCTCCGGTACGGCGGCACATCGATCAGAAACTCAGGAGCTTTTCCGGGAACGATCTTGTTTAAGATGTAACCGAAGATGAAGTACCCGATAATCAGATAGAGCAGAATCCAGCCCATAAGACCCGGGATTACATCCTGCATAATCCCGATCTGGGCACCGCATGGGATGAATATGGCAAGGAGCGTCATCATAATGAACCGTTGCTTCTTTGTCTCAAGGATTCTTGTCGCAGTAACACCTGGCACATTGCACCCGAGTGAGAGGATCGTTGGCACGATCGCATACCCGTGCAGACCGATCTTGTGCAGCATAGTATCGATGAGGACAGCAAGCCGCGGCATGTACCCGATATCCTCGAGTAGCGCAAGCATCAGGTAGAATATGACTATCGCAGGCAGAACAACACCGATTGCAACGAATATGCCCGATGTCAGCACACCAAACGACTCCAGACAGTTATCAGAAAGCACGAACTCACCGCCCTCAATGCCCCCGGCATCGACCATGATGGCATATAGCCATCCACCCTGCCCCGGGAATACTTCCTGGAGCCATGGCAGCCAGTATGCATCAAATAGTCTGACAAAGAATCCGTCTGTGAAAAATCCTGCAAACGAACCGAATATGCTCCAGAAAGCATACATGACCGCAATCGCAATGGGTATGCCTGTAAACGGCTTGACCGTGAGTTCTCCGATCGCATCCTTTAAGGTATGCCTGTATTCTCCAAATGTCACGGTTTGTTTCGCGATCTTATCAATAAGATCCCAGCGCTGATCAATAGTCAGTTTCATGTCAGGCCTCCCGCGTTCCTGATAATGTCATCGATTTCAACAGGTTTAGCCTCTTTTAGCCTTGATATGAGTTCCTTTATCCCTTCGCCGCTGATCGCAACAGTCGGAACCACAGGAACATCAAGGATCCGCTGCAGGTTATTGATATCGATCCGGATATTCTTATCAACTGCAGCATCCCACATATTGAGTGCGATCACCATTGGATATCCTTCCTCAAGTATTTCCAGTGCCAGATAGACCCCGCGTTCTATTTTGGATGCATCGATAACGCAGATCACCTTCGCATCCTTATTTTCGTGCAGCATTGCCACAGCAACCTCTTCTGCTTTATCCTTCGGATCAAGAGAGAACGTACCTGGTACATCTATCAGCTCGGCATCCTCACCCCCGATCTTCATATATCCTTTTGTAAAATCAACTGTGGTCCCTGGGTAGTTGGACTCGGTGACATTCGCCCCTGTCAAACGGTTGAAGAATACGCGTTTACCCACATTCGGGTGTCCCATCAGCAAGACTTTCACGATTTCGTCTCCACAATGATCTTTTCTGCTATATTCAGTCCAAGGGAGGTGCTTGCCTCATCAACGACCACAACTACCGGACCCTTCACCGGCTGTTTTGTGATCATCTTCAGCTTCTTGCCAACCCTGATGCCCATTCCAGCCACTTTTTTTCGTAACGTTCCTTCAATGTCTGTTACGGTTCCTTCTTCTTCGTATTCCATCTCAGATAATTTCTTTTCCATTATTGTCACACTCTCGTAACCCTGATCTTTTGTGCCATCCCGCGCCCGATCGAAAGGACATTTCGATCGACTTCGATCGTGACCGGACCGTTGGTGGATATCACACGCACGATGCTGCCCTCAGAGATTCCTCTAAGGTTCAGTTTCTGTCTGATCCCGTGACCTCCATCAATATCCATAATTCTGACCGGTTCCCCTGGTTTCATCTGTGAAAGATTTGTATCGTTTAAACGCATCCTGTTTCACCTTTTAAGATTGTTTTATGGTTGTGATCTGCACCATGTTTATAAAAATATATTATACTTTTATGAAAATATTCACTTCGGGTCATTGTTTGCAGACCCTTTCATATTGCTTTTTCAAGCAATCCATTCTATCAATTATAATTATCATGCACGTACAGATCCGTATGTTTAGGTATCCCTAAAATAGGCATTAGGTATGTTAATACCCTGCCCTACAAATGTTAGGTAATTGGCAAAAAACCTAATGCGGTCAAACTGGAAAGTACAATATTGATATAAGGAAAGGGAGTATCATAGTTTGCAAGAGGCGAAGTCGAAGCACAAAAAGAGTGGAAGCTGTGGATTTTTCACTGTTTAGAAACTGTTATGAAAATCAGTGCAATCTGTGAAATATATGTCTATATTAATCTTGAATTGTTTCATGCTTCATGCATTGGGTATTTGACCAATGTTGTTTTTTTAGCTCAATATTTATCAAGTTATACCTCCAATTCAGATAGCGTTTTTGTGATTTTACTCTCCAGTTCCAGGATTTTCTGCTTGATCACTTCAGGCTTTTCATACTGGATTTCCTCATATTCAATCTCATTATACTTGGAAATGCTCAAATCGTAATCATTCTCTTTAATCTCATCAACCGGCACAAAGAAGCATTTTGCTTTCCTGTCTTCATACGTCTCCTTCTCCCTTCTCCCGAATTTCTCAAGTATATCAGGAATATCCCCTTTCCCATCCATAAACGTCCGCTTGTCATCCAGGCTGTACCCATCTGCGGTCATATCATAGAACCACACTTTCTTAGTAGGCTCGCCCTTGGTAAAGAAGAGCACTCCGGTAGACACCCCTGCATAGGGCTTGAACACCCCTGAGGGCATGGAGATTACCGCATCCAGCCTGCACTCCTCCAGCAGTCTCTTCCGTATGGCTTTATGCGCCCTTGAACTGCCGAAGAGCACCCCGTCGGGCACAATTACCGAACACCTCCCGCCGCTTTGCAGCATGGTGTACATAAGTTCAAGGAACAATATCTCGGTCTTCTTTGTCTTGATGGTGAACTTGCCGCCAATCTCTGATTCATCTATACTGCCTTTGAATGGCGGGTTGGCCAGTACCACTGTGTAATGGTTCTCCTCATCATAGCGGGCTGACAGGGTGTTTATCTGCTTGATGTGGGGGTTGTTGATGCCGTGCATCATGAGGTTCATGAGGGAAATGCGGCTCATGGTCTGGTCGAAATCGTAGCCGTGGAGGGTATGTTCCCGCAGCACCTCGTATTGGTCAGGATTCAGCTTATCGCCCTTGAAGTTGTATTTATTCCCTTCTTCGTCCACTTTGATAAATTCGGATGAGGTATTGTTTTTCAGGATGTGCTCATTGGAAGCAACCAAAAAGCCGGCAGTACCGCAGGCAGGGTCGCAGATGATGTCGCCAGGAGAAGGGTTTGCAAGTTCCACCATCATCCTGATTATATGGCGGGGTGTCCTGAACTGGCCGTTCTTGCCTGCGGTCTTGAGTTCTGAGAGCAGGTATTCGTAGAGGTCGCCCTTGGTGTCCCTGTTCTGCTCTTTGATGTGCATGTCGTTGATTATGCGCACGGCTTCAATGAGCAGGGAGGGTGTGGGTATGGCGAATACTGCATCTTTCATGTAGATTTCATAGAGGGAGTCTTCGCCGCCGAGGGTGCGCAGGAAGGGGAATACTTTGTCCCGCACATGATATAAGATGGTGTCGGCGGGGTAGTTGGACCATTTTGACCATTTGCATTCTTCACTGCCTGTGAAGATTGACTGGTGGGGTTTGCCTGATAGCTGTGCGTCCTGTTCCCGTGCAATGTCTTCGTCTTCGAGGCGTTTCATGAAGAGGAGGTAGGACATTTGCTCTATGGCCTGGAGGGGGTTTGAGATGCCTCCACTCCAGAATTTGTCCCAGAGCTGGTTGATCTTGGATTTGAGGGTTGGGTCAAGCATTTGTGTTCACCATTTAGGATTGTTATTTTGCAGTTTCATTTTATTTGTTATATTCATACTTCCTTTTACTTTGCGTCCTTCGCGGTCTTTGCGGTGTGCTTTTTATAAATTCACCGCAAAGGACACTCACCTCCTACGGAGTTGAGTGCCTGCTACGCCTGTGGGGCGTGCAGGTCGCAAAGATTGTGCTGGATTGGTATGTAATGCTAACACCGAACTTTTTACCGCCCGGTTATTTGAGATAGTTCTTGTATTCTTTCAGGTATCTCCTGAAAAACCACTGTGAAAATATGGTATCGTCCTGTTTGGTCTGGGACCTTTCCAGTGCATTATAATACCCTGTCCTTGTTTCATAGTGGATATTGAGCATTAGGTAATCGTGTCTGTGCAATACAAGGTTCATCATG
Proteins encoded:
- a CDS encoding ferrous iron transporter B produces the protein MKLTIDQRWDLIDKIAKQTVTFGEYRHTLKDAIGELTVKPFTGIPIAIAVMYAFWSIFGSFAGFFTDGFFVRLFDAYWLPWLQEVFPGQGGWLYAIMVDAGGIEGGEFVLSDNCLESFGVLTSGIFVAIGVVLPAIVIFYLMLALLEDIGYMPRLAVLIDTMLHKIGLHGYAIVPTILSLGCNVPGVTATRILETKKQRFIMMTLLAIFIPCGAQIGIMQDVIPGLMGWILLYLIIGYFIFGYILNKIVPGKAPEFLIDVPPYRRPMLSNIGKKVWGRITGFFKVAIPFVLLGAAIVGVLYQIGVIRFLGDALAPVFVGWFGVPKETAGPLIAAFLRKDLAVAQLSVIEMTEYQMITAVVLVSIYFPCVATFAMMLKEGWKELLGAMAVLVVVVFAYGGLIHLIGILLGVA
- a CDS encoding GTP-binding protein, which translates into the protein MKVLLMGHPNVGKRVFFNRLTGANVTESNYPGTTVDFTKGYMKIGGEDAELIDVPGTFSLDPKDKAEEVAVAMLHENKDAKVICVIDASKIERGVYLALEILEEGYPMVIALNMWDAAVDKNIRIDINNLQRILDVPVVPTVAISGEGIKELISRLKEAKPVEIDDIIRNAGGLT
- a CDS encoding ferrous iron transport protein A, which produces MEKKLSEMEYEEEGTVTDIEGTLRKKVAGMGIRVGKKLKMITKQPVKGPVVVVVDEASTSLGLNIAEKIIVETKS
- a CDS encoding ferrous iron transport protein A, with the protein product MRLNDTNLSQMKPGEPVRIMDIDGGHGIRQKLNLRGISEGSIVRVISTNGPVTIEVDRNVLSIGRGMAQKIRVTRV
- a CDS encoding N-6 DNA methylase, giving the protein MLDPTLKSKINQLWDKFWSGGISNPLQAIEQMSYLLFMKRLEDEDIAREQDAQLSGKPHQSIFTGSEECKWSKWSNYPADTILYHVRDKVFPFLRTLGGEDSLYEIYMKDAVFAIPTPSLLIEAVRIINDMHIKEQNRDTKGDLYEYLLSELKTAGKNGQFRTPRHIIRMMVELANPSPGDIICDPACGTAGFLVASNEHILKNNTSSEFIKVDEEGNKYNFKGDKLNPDQYEVLREHTLHGYDFDQTMSRISLMNLMMHGINNPHIKQINTLSARYDEENHYTVVLANPPFKGSIDESEIGGKFTIKTKKTEILFLELMYTMLQSGGRCSVIVPDGVLFGSSRAHKAIRKRLLEECRLDAVISMPSGVFKPYAGVSTGVLFFTKGEPTKKVWFYDMTADGYSLDDKRTFMDGKGDIPDILEKFGRREKETYEDRKAKCFFVPVDEIKENDYDLSISKYNEIEYEEIQYEKPEVIKQKILELESKITKTLSELEV